One window of the Sparus aurata chromosome 17, fSpaAur1.1, whole genome shotgun sequence genome contains the following:
- the LOC115567354 gene encoding phospholipase A and acyltransferase 3-like isoform X2 — MRQSSLSTAATMKSLILAAVILQLVIIGIKTDGKYQFGDIIEFPRKIGTYSHYAVYVGPESGVNVSQGDNGIFHRTALKEKRYTCEFGKLNKTRGKSNDKKRNYLDNDKEYPAENRTPVKIRERIEEKNEECRKYKVFTNNCEHLATYVRYGIGRSLQKGRIAQIFLRPIDFAKRMTAKTENICRISDDNNNNVCTP; from the exons ATGAGGCAAAGCTCG CTCTCCACTGCTGCAACAATGAAAAGCTTGATCTTGGCTGCTGTGATCCTTCAGCTGGTGATCATAGGAATAAAGACTGATGGGAAG TATCAGTTTGGAGATATAATTGAGTTTCCGAGGAAAATTGGCACATACAGTCACTATGCTGTCTATGTGGGCCCAGAGAGTGGGGTGAACGTTAGCCAAGGTGATAATGGCATATTTCACCGCACAG CTCTGAAAGAGAAGAGATATACCTGTGAATTTGGTAAACTTAACAAGACAAGAGGGAAATCGAATGACAAGAAGAGGAATTACCTTGACAATGACAAAGAATATCCAGCTGAAAACAGAACGCCAGTCAAGATTAGGGAAAGAATCGAAGAAAAGAATGAAGAGTGTCGAAAATATAAAGTCTTTACCAACAACTGTGAACACCTTGCTACCTATGTGCGCTATGGCATAGGGCGCTCACTGCAG aaaGGAAGAATTGCTCAAATTTTTTTGAGGCCAATAGATTTTGCAAAACGGATGACCGCTAAAACTGAAAATATCTGCAGGATTTCTGAtgacaacaataacaatgtcTGTACCCCGTAA
- the LOC115567354 gene encoding phospholipase A and acyltransferase 3-like isoform X1: MLHVLLLSPCQLSTAATMKSLILAAVILQLVIIGIKTDGKYQFGDIIEFPRKIGTYSHYAVYVGPESGVNVSQGDNGIFHRTALKEKRYTCEFGKLNKTRGKSNDKKRNYLDNDKEYPAENRTPVKIRERIEEKNEECRKYKVFTNNCEHLATYVRYGIGRSLQKGRIAQIFLRPIDFAKRMTAKTENICRISDDNNNNVCTP, translated from the exons ATGCTCCATGTTCTCCTGCTCTCACCATGTCAGCTCTCCACTGCTGCAACAATGAAAAGCTTGATCTTGGCTGCTGTGATCCTTCAGCTGGTGATCATAGGAATAAAGACTGATGGGAAG TATCAGTTTGGAGATATAATTGAGTTTCCGAGGAAAATTGGCACATACAGTCACTATGCTGTCTATGTGGGCCCAGAGAGTGGGGTGAACGTTAGCCAAGGTGATAATGGCATATTTCACCGCACAG CTCTGAAAGAGAAGAGATATACCTGTGAATTTGGTAAACTTAACAAGACAAGAGGGAAATCGAATGACAAGAAGAGGAATTACCTTGACAATGACAAAGAATATCCAGCTGAAAACAGAACGCCAGTCAAGATTAGGGAAAGAATCGAAGAAAAGAATGAAGAGTGTCGAAAATATAAAGTCTTTACCAACAACTGTGAACACCTTGCTACCTATGTGCGCTATGGCATAGGGCGCTCACTGCAG aaaGGAAGAATTGCTCAAATTTTTTTGAGGCCAATAGATTTTGCAAAACGGATGACCGCTAAAACTGAAAATATCTGCAGGATTTCTGAtgacaacaataacaatgtcTGTACCCCGTAA